CTTGCTACTCCAAGACATATGGCGGATTTTAACAAGTTATGCAAAATAATGGCAAGTGCCGAAAAACAAACTAATCCGCAAAGAAGAAATATGTTCATAGTTTTAATATCCTAAAAAGTTATATAAATAGCTTACTCCCGACGCTAATATATTTGTTGCCGGTATAAGAAACGTTTTTATTACAAACGGGAAAGTCACTCCTATAACAATACACAACAACGCAAGAATCACGGTTGCGAAGGACATCCAGAAAGGAGCTTCCCTTACGTTTCTCCATATTTCTTCCGGCTTACCAAAGAAAGCATTTCGTTGAATAATCAAATAATACCATAATGTTATAACGCTTCCCAGAATTGCAAGCACTGCGAAAACATAATGCTGTGTCTGGACTAAAGCAATTATTATAAGTAATTTGCTCCAGAAACCGTTAAAAGGAGGAACTCCTGCTACCGACAAAGAGCCTATGGCATTTGTCGTTGCAGTTAATGGCATTTGTTTTGCCAACCCGCCCATTTTATCCAACTCTCTTGTTCCGGTTGACCTCTCGATTGAACCTGAATTTAAGAATAATAAAGATTTAAAAATAGCATGATTTAATATATGGAACAGCCCTCCCATTATTCCTAACGGGGAACCTGTACCTATACCGATAAACACGTAGCCAATCTGGCTTATTGAAGAATAGGCGAGCATTCTCTTCATATCATTTTGCCCTATGGCAATGATTGCTCCGACAAATACCGATATGAGCCCGAGATACATTAAGACAGTTGATAAGGCATAATTTAATCCAAATACGTTAAGGAAAATACGTATTATGGCGTAAGCGCCGGAAACTTTAATCAATACTCCCGAAAGCATTGCCGAAATCGGAGCAGGCGCTGAAGGATGGGCATCCGGCAGCCATGCATGAAACGGCACAAGTGCCGCTTTAAGGCCGAATCCCATAAGGAATAAAGCTGTGCAAAAACCTACAAGATATTTTGCATTCACAAGATGTATTCCTATTGCAACTTCGCTAAAAGTTAAACTGCCTGTGCAG
The nucleotide sequence above comes from bacterium. Encoded proteins:
- a CDS encoding NADH-quinone oxidoreductase subunit M; translated protein: MLFVFIILPLVVAGIMPLIGKLSKKVVPDLLTNLTTFFLLAYSVIVGKQIIFSGVYTTKFSWFGEPMNISLSLDGFSLLMLVTISVVSFCVTLFSIDYMEHYGHKANYYSLLLIMIAGMNGLVLSTDLFTIYVFLEVAAIASYGLVAYGLGHNELEASFKYLMLSAVASGFVVLGISIIFACTGSLTFSEVAIGIHLVNAKYLVGFCTALFLMGFGLKAALVPFHAWLPDAHPSAPAPISAMLSGVLIKVSGAYAIIRIFLNVFGLNYALSTVLMYLGLISVFVGAIIAIGQNDMKRMLAYSSISQIGYVFIGIGTGSPLGIMGGLFHILNHAIFKSLLFLNSGSIERSTGTRELDKMGGLAKQMPLTATTNAIGSLSVAGVPPFNGFWSKLLIIIALVQTQHYVFAVLAILGSVITLWYYLIIQRNAFFGKPEEIWRNVREAPFWMSFATVILALLCIVIGVTFPFVIKTFLIPATNILASGVSYLYNFLGY